One stretch of Candidatus Methylomirabilota bacterium DNA includes these proteins:
- a CDS encoding VCBS repeat-containing protein, translating to VLTSRVVEEGRARHLETAWISGRTGATLVASRTPLARAAYPPRFAWEQTPELERRYPLDGPLRGLALAGVDSDGRPDLVVADERGITIQALQDGSLVPVAGATFRPGGLVLSVDAADVNGTGRPQIVVVDARLVGDAVHSTVLELVGGRLRPIYEARDRYLRVIPVGGESWLVEQAIGLTEPFGARIRRLVWRDGRYHDGPTLAVPKDVTVYGLALLRLTGAAEPDVVALTGEDRLTVWTARGRRIWTSAEAYGGPAVTFPMSAATERRDEIRIGRIRGRIIALPDRPEGPEILVFGNFIPLVGGARTLFPGVAPTLFTQGRIHRLRWTEGQFIPVWQSRTTDGYIADFAYGSMDGDGFPKVVVGVVPRGLNLDTLNPVGRPRGQLVVYELP from the coding sequence CCGTGCTCACCTCGCGGGTCGTGGAGGAGGGCCGCGCGCGCCATCTGGAGACGGCCTGGATCTCGGGTCGCACCGGGGCGACGCTGGTCGCCTCGCGCACGCCGCTGGCGCGGGCGGCCTACCCGCCCCGCTTTGCCTGGGAGCAGACCCCGGAGCTCGAGCGCCGCTACCCGCTGGACGGGCCGCTCCGCGGGCTGGCCCTGGCGGGCGTGGACAGCGACGGACGCCCGGATCTCGTCGTCGCGGACGAGCGTGGGATCACGATCCAGGCGCTGCAAGACGGCTCGCTGGTCCCGGTGGCTGGCGCCACGTTCCGGCCGGGTGGCCTGGTCCTCTCGGTCGACGCCGCGGACGTCAACGGCACCGGGCGCCCGCAGATCGTCGTGGTGGACGCTCGCCTCGTCGGCGATGCCGTGCATTCCACGGTGCTCGAGCTGGTGGGCGGGCGGCTCCGGCCGATCTACGAGGCCCGGGACCGCTACCTGCGGGTGATCCCGGTGGGGGGCGAATCCTGGCTCGTCGAGCAGGCGATCGGGCTGACCGAGCCGTTCGGGGCGCGGATCCGCCGGCTGGTCTGGCGCGACGGCCGCTACCACGACGGGCCCACGCTGGCGGTCCCGAAGGACGTGACCGTGTACGGGCTGGCCCTGCTGCGGCTCACGGGTGCCGCGGAGCCCGATGTCGTGGCCCTCACCGGAGAGGATCGGCTCACGGTGTGGACAGCCCGGGGACGCCGCATCTGGACCAGCGCCGAGGCCTACGGAGGCCCGGCCGTCACCTTTCCGATGTCGGCGGCGACCGAACGGCGGGACGAGATCCGCATCGGCCGCATCCGTGGGCGGATCATCGCCCTTCCCGACCGTCCCGAGGGTCCCGAAATCCTCGTCTTCGGGAACTTCATCCCTCTCGTCGGCGGGGCCCGGACCCTCTTCCCGGGCGTCGCGCCGACATTGTTCACGCAGGGCCGCATCCACCGGCTGCGCTGGACGGAGGGGCAGTTCATCCCCGTCTGGCAGAGCCGGACCACGGACGGGTACATCGCCGACTTCGCCTACGGGAGCATGGACGGCGACGGCTTCCCCAAGGTGGTGGTGGGTGTCGTCCCCCGGGGCCTGAACCTCGACACGCTCAATCCCGTCGGTCGCCCCCGGGGCCAACTCGTGGTGTACGAGCTGCCCTAG